A DNA window from Castanea sativa cultivar Marrone di Chiusa Pesio chromosome 7, ASM4071231v1 contains the following coding sequences:
- the LOC142642930 gene encoding E3 ubiquitin-protein ligase MBR2-like isoform X1: MQGQRITFDSFSEVVDVGQGSVSNTSGMSQQTSLNNTLHPVESPLSNYLVSSAETTSLNVSTQDVPSFSGWNTGETSSRMNPQNQANDDGTKTEHGWSSSFNIHSGSGPRLNEGRFEGTNFLFPGRVNIGISGNRVRSGPLFMQGSSSTHIPQNVNLNATYVGNSGNSGQDMGSSIGPNLNRSSGLEIDQRSTASSSFDNVGTSSGSPSYMVEENNGGSGPSLGTWGLSCKRKSLEGTSGQSYTGGSSSSFPQGENVGWHTGTTHYNPSDSLYMPSQNSPVVSSPEQQNLSIGIGVRGATTDGFPSLGVTGDADSFLNYSRRLVARHQQEAVPLNLSSTGSIRRSNLSSHQSPRPVPFNEFPDLRPTAAVSATSSGPQSQSHTMHMPGLSGNMHSFQWNGVSNSRVGSLSSSVNSGERGPALREESNLRSIPRLSAEHPMFVPATDVRNSVNDPTSWSLATGNLGNSGGVPSTARIGPSSSMHTLPNPTWIPRHPPPSQNQQRLSEFPWSLFPSMDSESGGPSGHFTSLPPGPSTSSQDTLMSSGPNSQGRHQQYPRSAFFLERPGDDVLGSPHSLRALAVDIEGRRRLVTEIRQVLSAMRRGENIRAEDYMLFDPFVYHGMADMHDRHRDMRLDVDNMSYEELLALGERIGDVSTGLSEDTIFELMKQRKYATATESLPDLEPCCICQEEYADGDNLGALDCGHDFHTNCIKQWLLLKNLCPICKTTALLK, encoded by the exons ATGCAAGGGCAAAGGATTACCTTTGATTCCTTCTCTGAAGTTGTGGATGTTGGGCAGGGTTCTGTTTCTAATACCTCAGGTATGAGTCAGCAGACTTCTTTGAATAACACGCTACATCCTGTAGAAAGTCCACTGTCAAATTATCTGGTATCTTCTGCTGAGACTACGAGTCTGAATGTTAGTAcacaggatgttccaagctttaGTGGCTGGAACACAGGTGAAACTAGCTCTAGAATGAATCCACAAAACCAAGCGAATGATGATGGGACAAAAACTGAGCATGGTTGGTCTTCCTCATTCAATATTCATTCTGGATCTGGTCCAAGATTGAATGAAGGGCGATTTGAAGGAACCAATTTCCTTTTTCCCGGGAGAGTTAATATTGGCATAAGTGGCAATCGGGTTAGAAGTGGCCCTTTGTTCATGCAAGGCTCCAGCTCTACACATATCCCCCAGAATGTGAATTTAAATGCAACATATGTGGGTAACAGTGGGAATAGTGGCCAGGATATGGGATCTAGTATAGGCCCTAATCTTAACAGGTCAAGTGGACTGGAAATAGATCAGAGATCTACTGCTAGTAGTTCATTTGATAATGTTGGGACTTCATCAGGAAGCCCCAGTTATATGGTGGAGGAAAATAATGGTGGCTCAGGTCCTTCTTTGGGGACTTGGGGTTTATCCTGCAAGAGAAAGTCCCTTGAAGGTACTTCTGGGCAGTCTTATACTGGTGGAAGTTCTAGCTCCTTTCCGCAGGGTGAGAATGTTGGATGGCATACTGGCACTACTCATTATAATCCTTCTGACAGTTTATATATGCCCTCACAGAATTCTCCTGTTGTTAGTTCTCCGGAACAGCAGAACCTAAGCATTGGGATTGGTGTAAGAGGAGCGACTACTGATGGATTTCCTTCTTTAGGTGTTACAGGGGATGCAGATAGCTTCTTGAATTACAGTAGGAGGTTAGTTGCTAGACATCAACAGGAAGCTGTACCACTTAATTTATCTTCGACAGGGAGTATCAGGCGATCTAATCTTTCCTCTCATCAATCGCCTAGACCTGTTCCATTTAATGAATTTCCAGATTTGAGACCCACAGCAGCAGTATCAGCAACTTCGAGTGGTCCCCAAAGCCAGTCTCATACAATGCATATGCCTGGTTTGTCAGGAAACATGCATTCTTTCCAGTGGAATGGGGTTTCCAATTCAAGAGTGGGCAGCTTGTCAAGTTCTGTTAACTCTGGAGAACGAGGCCCTGCATTAAGAGAAGAATCTAACTTAAGAAGCATCCCAAGACTCAGTGCAGAGCACCCTATGTTTGTACCTGCAACGGATGTGAGAAATTCTGTAAATGATCCAACAAGTTGGAGTTTGGCTACTGGAAACTTGGGCAATTCTGGAGGAGTTCCTTCCACTGCTAGGATTGGTCCCAGTTCAAGCATGCATACATTGCCCAATCCTACCTGGATTCCTCGCCACCCTCCCCCATCACAAAATCAGCAAAGACTCTCGGAATTTCCCTGGTCTTTGTTTCCATCCATGGACTCAGAATCTGGAGGTCCCAGTGGTCATTTTACCTCATTACCTCCAGGCCCGTCTACTTCTTCACAAGATACACTGATGTCGTCTGGACCTAATAGCCAGGGCCGTCACCAACAATATCCAAGGTCAGCATTCTTCTTGGAGAGACCAGGGGATGATGTTCTTGGTAGTCCCCATTCTTTGCGGGCTTTAGCTGTTGACATTGAAGGGAGACGACGACTGGTAACTGAG ATTCGTCAAGTCTTGAGTGCCATGCGCAGGGGTGAGAACATACGAGCTGAG GACTATATGCTTTTTGATCCCTTCGTATATCATGGAATGGCTGATATGCATGACAGGCATAGAGATATGCGGCTTGATGTTGATAACATGTCTTATGAG GAATTGTTGGCTTTGGGAGAACGCATTGGAGATGTGAGCACAGGACTGAGCGAGGATACCATTTTTGAGTTAATGAAACAGCGAAAATATGCTACTGCAACAGAATCCCTGCCTGACTTAGAACCATGTTGTATATGTCAG GAGGAGTATGCTGATGGGGATAATCTTGGGGCACTAGATTGTGGGCATGATTTTCACACCAACTGCATCAAACAGTGGCTACTGCTGAAGAATCTGTGCCCCATTTGTAAAACAACGGCCCTGTTAAAATGA
- the LOC142642930 gene encoding E3 ubiquitin-protein ligase MBR2-like isoform X2 has protein sequence MNPQNQANDDGTKTEHGWSSSFNIHSGSGPRLNEGRFEGTNFLFPGRVNIGISGNRVRSGPLFMQGSSSTHIPQNVNLNATYVGNSGNSGQDMGSSIGPNLNRSSGLEIDQRSTASSSFDNVGTSSGSPSYMVEENNGGSGPSLGTWGLSCKRKSLEGTSGQSYTGGSSSSFPQGENVGWHTGTTHYNPSDSLYMPSQNSPVVSSPEQQNLSIGIGVRGATTDGFPSLGVTGDADSFLNYSRRLVARHQQEAVPLNLSSTGSIRRSNLSSHQSPRPVPFNEFPDLRPTAAVSATSSGPQSQSHTMHMPGLSGNMHSFQWNGVSNSRVGSLSSSVNSGERGPALREESNLRSIPRLSAEHPMFVPATDVRNSVNDPTSWSLATGNLGNSGGVPSTARIGPSSSMHTLPNPTWIPRHPPPSQNQQRLSEFPWSLFPSMDSESGGPSGHFTSLPPGPSTSSQDTLMSSGPNSQGRHQQYPRSAFFLERPGDDVLGSPHSLRALAVDIEGRRRLVTEIRQVLSAMRRGENIRAEDYMLFDPFVYHGMADMHDRHRDMRLDVDNMSYEELLALGERIGDVSTGLSEDTIFELMKQRKYATATESLPDLEPCCICQEEYADGDNLGALDCGHDFHTNCIKQWLLLKNLCPICKTTALLK, from the exons ATGAATCCACAAAACCAAGCGAATGATGATGGGACAAAAACTGAGCATGGTTGGTCTTCCTCATTCAATATTCATTCTGGATCTGGTCCAAGATTGAATGAAGGGCGATTTGAAGGAACCAATTTCCTTTTTCCCGGGAGAGTTAATATTGGCATAAGTGGCAATCGGGTTAGAAGTGGCCCTTTGTTCATGCAAGGCTCCAGCTCTACACATATCCCCCAGAATGTGAATTTAAATGCAACATATGTGGGTAACAGTGGGAATAGTGGCCAGGATATGGGATCTAGTATAGGCCCTAATCTTAACAGGTCAAGTGGACTGGAAATAGATCAGAGATCTACTGCTAGTAGTTCATTTGATAATGTTGGGACTTCATCAGGAAGCCCCAGTTATATGGTGGAGGAAAATAATGGTGGCTCAGGTCCTTCTTTGGGGACTTGGGGTTTATCCTGCAAGAGAAAGTCCCTTGAAGGTACTTCTGGGCAGTCTTATACTGGTGGAAGTTCTAGCTCCTTTCCGCAGGGTGAGAATGTTGGATGGCATACTGGCACTACTCATTATAATCCTTCTGACAGTTTATATATGCCCTCACAGAATTCTCCTGTTGTTAGTTCTCCGGAACAGCAGAACCTAAGCATTGGGATTGGTGTAAGAGGAGCGACTACTGATGGATTTCCTTCTTTAGGTGTTACAGGGGATGCAGATAGCTTCTTGAATTACAGTAGGAGGTTAGTTGCTAGACATCAACAGGAAGCTGTACCACTTAATTTATCTTCGACAGGGAGTATCAGGCGATCTAATCTTTCCTCTCATCAATCGCCTAGACCTGTTCCATTTAATGAATTTCCAGATTTGAGACCCACAGCAGCAGTATCAGCAACTTCGAGTGGTCCCCAAAGCCAGTCTCATACAATGCATATGCCTGGTTTGTCAGGAAACATGCATTCTTTCCAGTGGAATGGGGTTTCCAATTCAAGAGTGGGCAGCTTGTCAAGTTCTGTTAACTCTGGAGAACGAGGCCCTGCATTAAGAGAAGAATCTAACTTAAGAAGCATCCCAAGACTCAGTGCAGAGCACCCTATGTTTGTACCTGCAACGGATGTGAGAAATTCTGTAAATGATCCAACAAGTTGGAGTTTGGCTACTGGAAACTTGGGCAATTCTGGAGGAGTTCCTTCCACTGCTAGGATTGGTCCCAGTTCAAGCATGCATACATTGCCCAATCCTACCTGGATTCCTCGCCACCCTCCCCCATCACAAAATCAGCAAAGACTCTCGGAATTTCCCTGGTCTTTGTTTCCATCCATGGACTCAGAATCTGGAGGTCCCAGTGGTCATTTTACCTCATTACCTCCAGGCCCGTCTACTTCTTCACAAGATACACTGATGTCGTCTGGACCTAATAGCCAGGGCCGTCACCAACAATATCCAAGGTCAGCATTCTTCTTGGAGAGACCAGGGGATGATGTTCTTGGTAGTCCCCATTCTTTGCGGGCTTTAGCTGTTGACATTGAAGGGAGACGACGACTGGTAACTGAG ATTCGTCAAGTCTTGAGTGCCATGCGCAGGGGTGAGAACATACGAGCTGAG GACTATATGCTTTTTGATCCCTTCGTATATCATGGAATGGCTGATATGCATGACAGGCATAGAGATATGCGGCTTGATGTTGATAACATGTCTTATGAG GAATTGTTGGCTTTGGGAGAACGCATTGGAGATGTGAGCACAGGACTGAGCGAGGATACCATTTTTGAGTTAATGAAACAGCGAAAATATGCTACTGCAACAGAATCCCTGCCTGACTTAGAACCATGTTGTATATGTCAG GAGGAGTATGCTGATGGGGATAATCTTGGGGCACTAGATTGTGGGCATGATTTTCACACCAACTGCATCAAACAGTGGCTACTGCTGAAGAATCTGTGCCCCATTTGTAAAACAACGGCCCTGTTAAAATGA